A genomic stretch from Chelmon rostratus isolate fCheRos1 chromosome 14, fCheRos1.pri, whole genome shotgun sequence includes:
- the ppp2cab gene encoding serine/threonine-protein phosphatase 2A catalytic subunit alpha isoform — protein MDEKAFTKEIDQWIEQLNECKQLSEGQVKTLCEKAKEILTKESNVQEVRCPVTVCGDVHGQFHDLMELFKIGGKSPDTNYLFMGDYVDRGYYSVETVTLLVALKVRYRERITILRGNHESRQITQVYGFYDECLRKYGNANVWKYFTDLFDYLPLTALVDSQIFCLHGGLSPSIDTLDHIRALDRLQEVPHEGPMCDLLWSDPDDRGGWGISPRGAGYTFGQDISETFNHANRLTLVSRAHQLVMEGYNWCHERNVVTIFSAPNYCYRCGNQAAIMELDDTLKYSFLQFDPAPRRGEPHVTRRTPDYFL, from the exons atggaCGAAAAGGCGTTCACGAAAGAAATCGATCAGTGGATCGAGCAGCTCAACGAATGTAAGCAGCTGTCGGAGGGacaagtgaaaacactgtgtgaaaag gcGAAGGAGATCCTGACCAAGGAGTCAAACGTTCAGGAGGTGAGATGTCCGGTGACGGTGTGCGGCGATGTGCACGGCCAGTTCCACGACCTCATGGAGCTGTTCAAGATCGGAGGGAAATCTCCAGACACAAACTATTTGTTCATGGGAGACTACGTAGACAGAGGGTACTACTCCGTAGAAACTGTCACTTTACTAGTAGCACTTAAG GTACGCTATCGGGAGCGCATCACAATTCTCAGAGGCAACCATGAGAGCAGACAGATCACACAAGTGTACGGCTTCTATGACGAGTGCCTAAGGAAATATGGTAACGCCAACGTTTGGAAGTACTTCACAGACCTGTTCGATTATCTCCCCCTCACTGCCTTGGTAGACTCTCAG ATTTTCTGCCTTCATGGAGGCCTGTCACCGTCAATAGATACTTTGGATCACATCAGAGCACTGGACCGTTTACAGGAAGTGCCACATGAG GGTCCCATGTGTGACCTGCTGTGGTCAGACCCTGATGACCGCGGCGGCTGGGGCATCTCCCCTCGAGGAGCTGGCTACACTTTCGGCCAGGACATCTCTGAGACGTTCAACCACGCCAACCGCCTCACACTGGTGTCCCGTGCCCACCAGCTGGTCATGGAG GGTTACAACTGGTGCCATGAGAGGAATGTGGTGACAATATTTAGTGCTCCCAACTACTGCTACCGCTGTGGCAACCAGGCAGCTATCATGGAACTAGACGACACCCTTAAATACTCATT CTTGCAGTTCGATCCGGCGCCTCGCAGAGGGGAGCCTCACGTCACTCGCCGCACCCCAGATTACTTCCTGTAA